The following coding sequences are from one Treponema bryantii window:
- the glmS gene encoding glutamine--fructose-6-phosphate transaminase (isomerizing) produces MCGIVGYVGNKNATPVLIKALKKLEYRGYDSAGVAIYTGEEILVQKAKGKLLNLAEKITGEIIPDQVKKQDFSDTEMALYDKTGDFIKGCMGIGHTRWATHGEPSDLNSHPHTNMDGSISIVHNGIIENYADLKAKLQAQGIVFKSQTDTEVVVHLLDQKYKASGDIFKAVIETLHVLEGSYAIGVICKDYPDRIIAARKESPLVVGIGKGENFIASDVPALLEHTRDVYYLGERELAVLYTDHVDLFNFDGEKIIKQPSHVEWDMDAATKGGYEHFMIKEIHEQPKGLTDTMRPRIVKDASGKPVDVYFEENKMDEAWKKASRVVITACGTAYHAGVVAKYAFEKIARMKVDVDVASEFRYRDPILDPSDIFMVISQSGETADTLSALRLAKEQGLKVVAITNCVGSTVSREADDVIYTLAGPEIAVASTKAYTTQLLCLFLLAVKAGKLRGTLSDEEATKLLCELESIPSKIQEILDGKDVIQKFASQQFNKDKIFYIGRQFDSATSLESALKLKEVSYMHSEAFAAGELKHGPIALIDPSTLVVAIASEPKLYDKIGSNMVEVKSRGATVMVITQDSGDAFEGKADLVCKIPECSSTLASLLTVIPAQLFAYYCAIMRGYNPDKPRNLAKSVTVE; encoded by the coding sequence ATGTGCGGCATTGTCGGCTATGTTGGAAATAAAAATGCGACACCAGTTTTGATTAAGGCTTTAAAGAAGCTCGAATATCGTGGTTATGATTCAGCTGGTGTTGCTATATATACAGGGGAAGAAATTCTTGTTCAGAAGGCAAAAGGAAAACTCTTAAATCTTGCTGAAAAAATTACAGGTGAGATTATTCCTGATCAGGTAAAAAAGCAGGATTTTTCTGATACTGAAATGGCTTTATATGATAAGACCGGTGACTTCATTAAGGGATGCATGGGAATCGGTCATACCCGCTGGGCTACTCATGGTGAGCCAAGTGACTTGAACAGCCATCCACATACAAATATGGACGGCTCAATTTCTATTGTTCATAACGGTATTATTGAAAACTATGCAGATTTGAAGGCAAAACTTCAGGCTCAGGGTATTGTTTTTAAATCTCAAACAGATACAGAAGTTGTTGTACACCTACTTGATCAGAAGTATAAGGCAAGTGGTGATATTTTTAAGGCTGTAATTGAAACCCTTCATGTTCTTGAAGGATCTTATGCTATTGGAGTTATCTGTAAGGATTATCCAGACAGAATTATTGCTGCCCGTAAAGAGAGCCCTCTTGTCGTTGGAATTGGAAAAGGCGAAAACTTCATTGCTTCTGATGTTCCAGCCCTTCTGGAGCATACCCGTGATGTTTACTATCTTGGGGAACGCGAGCTCGCAGTTCTTTATACAGATCATGTTGATTTGTTCAATTTTGATGGTGAAAAAATCATTAAGCAGCCTAGCCATGTTGAATGGGATATGGATGCAGCAACAAAGGGCGGTTATGAACACTTTATGATTAAAGAGATTCATGAACAGCCTAAAGGTCTTACAGATACAATGCGTCCTCGTATTGTAAAAGATGCAAGTGGTAAGCCTGTTGATGTTTATTTTGAAGAAAACAAGATGGATGAAGCCTGGAAAAAGGCCAGCCGTGTAGTAATTACTGCATGTGGAACTGCATATCATGCCGGCGTTGTTGCAAAATATGCTTTTGAAAAGATTGCCCGTATGAAGGTAGATGTTGATGTAGCATCTGAGTTCCGTTATCGTGATCCAATTCTTGATCCAAGTGATATTTTTATGGTTATTTCTCAGTCTGGAGAAACTGCAGATACTTTAAGTGCTCTCCGTCTTGCTAAAGAGCAGGGACTTAAGGTTGTTGCAATCACTAATTGTGTTGGTTCAACAGTCAGCCGTGAAGCAGATGATGTAATTTATACTCTTGCAGGTCCAGAAATTGCAGTTGCTTCAACAAAGGCTTATACAACTCAACTGCTTTGTTTATTCCTGCTTGCTGTTAAGGCTGGAAAACTTCGCGGAACTTTATCTGATGAAGAGGCTACAAAGCTTTTGTGTGAACTTGAAAGTATTCCTTCTAAGATTCAGGAAATTCTTGATGGAAAAGATGTAATACAGAAGTTTGCTTCACAGCAGTTTAATAAAGACAAGATTTTCTATATCGGCCGTCAGTTTGACAGCGCAACATCCCTTGAAAGTGCATTAAAACTTAAGGAAGTTTCATATATGCATTCTGAAGCATTTGCAGCCGGAGAACTTAAGCACGGTCCTATAGCTCTTATTGATCCTTCAACTCTGGTTGTTGCAATTGCCAGCGAGCCTAAGCTTTATGACAAAATCGGTTCAAACATGGTTGAAGTAAAGAGCCGAGGCGCAACTGTAATGGTAATTACCCAGGATTCTGGTGATGCATTCGAAGGAAAGGCTGATTTAGTATGTAAAATACCGGAGTGTTCTTCAACACTTGCTTCGCTGCTTACCGTAATCCCAGCCCAGCTGTTCGCTTATTACTGTGCAATCATGCGCGGCTACAACCCGGACAAACCAAGAAACCTCGCAAAGAGCGTTACAGTAGAGTAA
- a CDS encoding type II toxin-antitoxin system PemK/MazF family toxin: MTRGEIYWADYGVPFGSETGFRRPVVIVQTNEFNIKELRTVIVVPLTTNLMLADAPANVYIEKSSSSLSKDSVAVVSQTGAIDKSRLTEKVGTISQYDMTEIEDGIRLILGL, from the coding sequence ATGACTCGTGGTGAGATTTATTGGGCTGATTACGGAGTACCTTTTGGTAGTGAAACAGGATTTCGTCGCCCTGTAGTTATTGTTCAAACAAACGAATTTAACATTAAAGAACTCCGAACTGTAATTGTTGTTCCTCTCACAACAAATCTTATGCTTGCTGATGCACCTGCGAATGTATATATAGAGAAATCTTCCAGTTCACTTTCTAAGGATTCTGTGGCTGTTGTTTCTCAAACTGGTGCTATAGACAAGTCTCGATTGACAGAAAAAGTTGGTACAATTTCTCAATATGATATGACAGAAATAGAAGACGGTATAAGACTTATTCTTGGTCTGTAA
- a CDS encoding phosphotransferase yields MTFDGSQKIIGKGAQAEVLLYHEFAYKVYNQSYPTEWIAFEKQQQQAVNKAGLCPVKYYDTDDPHIIKMDLVVGEQLEKSVPKAPEEGFGLLAKAFCFVHEADASNTTIPPLSDTAGLMLSDEEKAEVLPVIDRLSQKYKSCICHLDMHFLNIMIPNDTPLIADKINYTIIDWMNTRVAPPVFDYARTYVIFNEFAKEALEFYKAAVWPDVQTLGISEEDFFEAVKVCTILRSKE; encoded by the coding sequence ATGACATTCGACGGTTCTCAGAAAATCATAGGTAAGGGTGCACAGGCAGAAGTTCTGCTGTATCACGAATTTGCTTACAAGGTTTATAATCAGTCTTATCCTACAGAATGGATTGCATTTGAAAAACAGCAGCAGCAGGCGGTAAATAAGGCTGGACTTTGTCCTGTAAAATACTACGACACAGATGATCCGCATATTATCAAGATGGATTTAGTTGTAGGAGAGCAGCTGGAAAAATCAGTCCCTAAAGCTCCAGAAGAGGGCTTTGGGCTTCTTGCAAAGGCGTTCTGTTTTGTTCACGAAGCGGATGCCAGCAATACCACAATTCCGCCTCTTAGTGATACGGCAGGTCTTATGCTTTCTGATGAAGAAAAAGCAGAAGTGCTTCCAGTGATTGACCGCCTGTCACAAAAATACAAAAGTTGCATCTGCCATCTTGATATGCATTTTCTAAATATCATGATTCCAAATGATACACCCCTTATCGCAGATAAAATCAATTACACTATCATCGACTGGATGAACACACGAGTTGCCCCTCCTGTTTTTGACTACGCCCGAACTTATGTGATTTTTAATGAGTTTGCAAAAGAAGCCCTGGAGTTCTATAAGGCTGCAGTCTGGCCGGATGTTCAGACACTTGGAATTTCAGAAGAAGATTTCTTTGAGGCTGTGAAGGTTTGTACTATTCTGCGTAGTAAAGAATAA
- a CDS encoding GNAT family N-acetyltransferase, which produces MLIRQAEEKDVMDIKDLYFNFLTKYPPKEEQDIEAWKQLINEINKSERLFLLVVEEDNRVVSTVQLGIIPSLTHNMRSFAVVENVVTHENYRKKGFASMLLQEAIKIAQDKNCYKIFLETGSNRESTLNFYKENGFEIDTKHSFLKKL; this is translated from the coding sequence ATGTTAATAAGACAAGCCGAAGAAAAAGATGTTATGGATATAAAGGATTTGTATTTCAATTTCCTTACAAAATATCCGCCGAAAGAAGAACAGGACATTGAAGCCTGGAAACAGCTCATCAATGAAATCAATAAAAGTGAAAGATTATTTCTCCTTGTTGTTGAGGAAGATAATCGCGTCGTTTCAACTGTACAGCTTGGAATTATACCGAGCCTTACTCATAACATGCGATCCTTTGCTGTTGTAGAAAATGTAGTAACCCACGAGAATTATCGTAAAAAGGGTTTTGCGTCTATGCTTTTGCAGGAAGCAATTAAAATCGCACAGGACAAGAATTGTTATAAAATCTTTTTGGAAACAGGATCAAACCGCGAAAGTACATTAAACTTTTATAAAGAAAACGGTTTTGAAATTGATACAAAACATTCGTTCCTCAAGAAGCTCTAA
- a CDS encoding class I SAM-dependent methyltransferase, with translation MSKMFDVYQNFSDLYDELVNHEDYESNLYKFLSSKIQWENKVVGEFGIGTGRVTKNYIDKAQKLYAYDNSQHMIDKAKENLSKWADKIEYEVLDNSKINSIENTFDVIIEGWSFGHLVVQDDVNRNQTIQYLISETKKRAKEIIFIETLGTNVELPNPPGENLSQFYHALVEAGFKEHIIQTDYKFSNCEEAGNIMGAFFGDSMKNDIIQKQLNVIKEFTGIWIYSKRKFNLRIQRNNPVSGK, from the coding sequence ATGTCAAAAATGTTCGATGTGTATCAAAACTTTTCAGACTTATATGATGAATTAGTAAATCATGAAGATTACGAAAGTAATCTTTATAAGTTTCTGAGCAGCAAAATCCAATGGGAAAATAAAGTTGTCGGCGAATTTGGAATTGGAACCGGGCGGGTTACAAAGAACTACATAGACAAGGCACAGAAGCTTTATGCGTATGATAATTCGCAGCATATGATTGATAAGGCAAAAGAAAACTTATCAAAGTGGGCGGATAAAATAGAATATGAAGTTCTTGATAACAGTAAAATCAATTCTATTGAAAATACATTTGATGTAATAATTGAAGGCTGGAGTTTCGGGCATCTGGTTGTTCAGGATGATGTAAATCGAAATCAGACTATTCAGTACCTTATCAGCGAAACTAAAAAACGTGCAAAGGAAATCATCTTCATTGAAACATTGGGAACGAATGTAGAACTTCCAAATCCACCTGGAGAAAATCTTTCGCAATTTTATCATGCACTTGTTGAGGCTGGCTTTAAGGAGCACATAATTCAAACTGATTATAAATTCAGCAATTGCGAAGAAGCAGGAAATATAATGGGCGCCTTTTTTGGTGACTCGATGAAAAATGATATCATTCAAAAACAATTAAATGTAATAAAAGAATTTACAGGAATATGGATTTATAGTAAACGTAAATTCAATTTGCGGATACAAAGAAATAATCCTGTTTCAGGTAAATAA